Proteins from a single region of Psychrobacter cryohalolentis K5:
- a CDS encoding phosphomannomutase yields MPFFAAQHSLFRAYDIRGSRQYFTDDFVQALGYAFAHLYHVQQDSDNKKNIVVIGYDVRRDSDVIAQNLATILIQCGLQVIQLGLITTPMMVFWAEQYQGHGIIVTASHSARDVLGIKWLVNHQSPSVEEIQMLYQQVIHQQLIERSLDNSMLEKSGLPKDGLQETGFEITDFQKVIVKEDNQIGYKALSTPRYVVHNPISNQQMFLSPEQVAAHYIDAIVQVFKALYPHDNQSFLTKLDLVVVIDCMHGATSHIAPQLFDRFCHRVITLNDTPNGDFPAGNPDPTEPHRLKQLQQSVINHQADIGIAFDGDGDRLMIVDNTGKVVTPDHLLYLLAKVILTERPVACTQLQSPPQILFDIKCSHHLPKLLTKLGAEPIISKTGSSLMRQQMQDSAGQIVFAGELSGHFIFNDSRFIVYDDAIYAALRLLHWLAADNSSSLNPTTNLANIIYQLPNIVSSADHYLPLPVNASTDCSIIEQLTRLCVYLQQLIKVTAPLPTQAEYQVLSTCQRTLCSCSIKSLPISIEQAKDLLPIGTTLSCIDGVRLDFAHGFGVIRQSNTSHNLTARFAGDSMAHLQDIQAKFAALCRPFDKNLAAQIVAISPQ; encoded by the coding sequence ATGCCGTTTTTTGCTGCGCAGCACTCCTTATTTCGTGCTTATGATATTCGCGGTTCACGCCAGTATTTTACTGATGATTTTGTTCAAGCTTTAGGGTACGCCTTTGCGCATCTTTATCACGTTCAACAAGACAGTGATAACAAAAAAAATATCGTCGTGATTGGCTATGATGTACGTCGTGATAGTGACGTTATTGCTCAAAACCTTGCCACTATATTGATCCAATGCGGTCTACAAGTTATCCAATTGGGACTGATTACCACGCCTATGATGGTATTTTGGGCTGAGCAATATCAAGGGCATGGCATTATCGTGACTGCTAGTCATTCTGCGAGGGATGTTTTAGGTATTAAGTGGTTGGTCAATCATCAATCCCCTAGCGTTGAAGAAATTCAGATGCTTTACCAGCAAGTTATTCATCAGCAGTTAATTGAACGTTCTTTAGACAACAGCATGCTTGAAAAAAGTGGTTTGCCTAAAGATGGTCTGCAAGAAACTGGTTTTGAAATCACTGATTTTCAAAAAGTGATTGTTAAAGAAGACAATCAAATAGGCTATAAAGCGTTAAGCACTCCACGATATGTAGTGCATAACCCTATTAGCAATCAGCAAATGTTTTTATCGCCTGAGCAAGTAGCAGCGCATTATATCGATGCTATTGTGCAAGTGTTTAAAGCACTCTATCCACATGATAACCAATCATTTCTTACTAAGCTAGATTTGGTGGTTGTTATCGATTGTATGCATGGTGCAACCAGTCATATCGCGCCACAATTGTTTGATCGTTTTTGCCACCGTGTTATCACGCTTAATGACACGCCTAATGGAGATTTCCCTGCTGGCAATCCCGATCCTACTGAACCACATCGGCTCAAACAGTTGCAGCAAAGCGTAATTAATCATCAGGCAGATATAGGTATCGCCTTTGACGGTGATGGCGACCGACTAATGATCGTCGATAATACAGGCAAGGTAGTCACACCCGATCACTTGCTCTACTTATTAGCAAAGGTGATATTGACTGAGCGTCCAGTCGCTTGTACCCAGTTGCAATCTCCACCGCAAATTCTCTTTGATATTAAATGTTCGCATCATTTGCCGAAGCTACTGACTAAACTTGGCGCAGAACCTATCATCAGCAAAACTGGCAGTAGTCTAATGCGCCAACAGATGCAGGACTCTGCTGGGCAAATAGTATTTGCTGGAGAGTTATCGGGGCATTTTATCTTTAACGACAGTCGCTTTATTGTCTATGATGATGCCATATATGCAGCTTTAAGACTGTTGCATTGGCTGGCAGCTGATAACTCAAGTAGTCTAAATCCTACAACAAATCTTGCTAATATCATCTATCAATTACCAAACATTGTCAGTAGTGCCGATCATTATTTACCGCTGCCAGTAAATGCGTCAACCGATTGCTCAATCATTGAGCAGCTAACTCGACTATGCGTGTATTTACAACAACTCATAAAAGTAACCGCTCCACTGCCTACTCAGGCTGAATATCAAGTACTCAGTACCTGTCAGCGGACGCTTTGTAGTTGCTCTATAAAAAGCCTTCCTATCAGCATAGAGCAAGCCAAAGACTTATTGCCAATAGGTACAACTCTGAGCTGTATTGATGGCGTACGTCTAGATTTCGCCCATGGTTTTGGGGTCATACGTCAATCTAATACCAGTCACAATTTAACCGCGCGCTTTGCAGGAGACAGCATGGCACACCTACAAGATATTCAAGCAAAATTTGCCGCGCTATGCCGTCCCTTTGATAAAAATCTAGCTGCGCAGATTGTAGCTATTTCCCCTCAGTAG
- the dut gene encoding dUTP diphosphatase, which yields MQAVQVKVLNPKITEDKAFSLPTRATDGSAGIDLRACIDEPLTIKAGATHLIGTGLAVYIQDPNFAGMILPRSGLGHKHGIVLGNLVGLIDADYQGELMVSIWNRSQEDFVLTPAERMAQYVVVPVARPEFEVVTEFSDTSARGAGGFGHSGRQ from the coding sequence ATGCAAGCTGTACAAGTTAAAGTCTTAAACCCTAAAATCACTGAAGATAAAGCGTTTTCTTTGCCTACTCGTGCCACTGATGGCAGCGCAGGTATTGATTTGCGCGCTTGTATTGATGAGCCTTTAACGATTAAAGCGGGTGCTACCCATTTGATTGGTACTGGTTTGGCGGTTTATATACAAGATCCCAACTTTGCAGGCATGATTTTACCGCGTTCAGGTCTTGGACATAAGCATGGTATTGTTTTGGGTAACTTGGTTGGACTTATCGATGCGGATTATCAAGGTGAGCTGATGGTCAGTATTTGGAATCGTAGCCAGGAAGACTTTGTATTAACTCCTGCAGAACGCATGGCACAATACGTGGTTGTCCCTGTTGCCCGTCCTGAATTTGAAGTCGTGACAGAATTTAGTGATACCAGCGCACGTGGTGCTGGTGGTTTTGGACACTCTGGTCGTCAGTAG